In one Bradyrhizobium sp. 4 genomic region, the following are encoded:
- a CDS encoding RidA family protein: MPKLDHLRPSGLHHNPAYSHVVTATGARTIYISGQVSVDEEGRIVGEGDIAAQTTQVMQNLGHALKAAGASYANIVKITTFVVNYKPELRPIIGKARSAFFEGMEPPASTLVGVSALAAPEWMIEIEAVAVAD, translated from the coding sequence ATGCCCAAGCTCGATCATCTCCGCCCCAGCGGCCTGCATCACAATCCCGCCTATTCGCATGTCGTCACCGCCACGGGGGCGCGGACGATCTACATCTCCGGCCAGGTGTCGGTGGACGAGGAGGGGCGGATCGTCGGCGAGGGCGACATCGCCGCGCAGACCACACAGGTGATGCAGAATCTCGGGCACGCGCTGAAAGCAGCCGGCGCGAGCTACGCCAACATCGTGAAGATCACGACCTTCGTCGTGAACTACAAGCCGGAGCTGCGCCCGATCATCGGCAAGGCCCGCTCGGCCTTCTTCGAAGGCATGGAGCCGCCGGCCAGCACCCTCGTCGGCGTCTCGGCGCTCGCCGCGCCGGAATGGATGATCGAGATCGAGGCGGTGGCGGTCGCGGATTGA
- a CDS encoding cell envelope integrity EipB family protein gives MLHLFRTSLGVTALAAAALGPGGGALAANGPFLAHQALYDLSLVKSRSNSINSARGRILYNFTGSSCEGYTSEFRQVSELDSGEGKVTLSDLRSNSWEDAGGKSYRFKIETRMNEADAGRVDGSAERDGDHINVKLKLPAPKSFTLDGKIVFPTEQIQRIIAAAKDGKSLLELSVYDGSDDGQKVYNTLTVIGQPIPAEREGSPDPSTSDEHMKSLKRWPVTVSYFDREAQQKEGEQTPVYAMAFELYENGVSRQLVLDYNDFVISGAMGKFDAKDSKPCN, from the coding sequence ATGCTGCACCTTTTCCGGACTTCGCTCGGTGTGACGGCGCTCGCGGCGGCCGCTCTCGGCCCCGGAGGCGGGGCGCTGGCCGCGAACGGTCCGTTCCTCGCGCATCAGGCGCTCTATGATTTGAGCCTGGTGAAATCGCGCTCCAATTCGATCAACAGTGCGCGCGGTCGCATCCTCTACAATTTCACGGGAAGTTCGTGCGAGGGCTACACCTCCGAATTCCGCCAGGTCTCCGAGCTCGACAGCGGCGAGGGTAAGGTCACGCTCAGCGACCTCCGCTCCAATTCCTGGGAGGACGCTGGCGGTAAAAGCTACCGCTTCAAGATCGAGACGCGGATGAACGAGGCTGACGCCGGCCGGGTCGACGGTTCGGCGGAGCGCGACGGCGACCACATCAATGTCAAGCTGAAGCTGCCGGCACCGAAGAGCTTTACGCTCGACGGCAAGATCGTATTCCCGACCGAACAGATCCAGCGCATCATTGCCGCCGCGAAGGACGGCAAGTCGCTGCTCGAACTCTCCGTCTATGACGGCTCCGACGATGGCCAGAAGGTCTACAACACGCTGACCGTGATCGGCCAGCCGATCCCGGCCGAACGCGAAGGTTCGCCCGATCCGTCGACGTCAGACGAGCACATGAAGTCGCTCAAGCGCTGGCCCGTCACCGTCAGCTATTTCGACCGCGAGGCCCAGCAGAAGGAAGGCGAGCAGACGCCGGTCTACGCGATGGCGTTCGAGCTCTACGAGAACGGCGTCTCGCGCCAGCTTGTGCTCGATTACAACGATTTTGTGATTTCGGGCGCGATGGGAAAGTTCGACGCGAAGGACAGCAAGCCCTGCAATTGA
- a CDS encoding RidA family protein, with amino-acid sequence MAGTVEQKLAEQGIKLHEAPTPVANYVPFVRTGNLLFVSGQVCFDPAGKLIAKGKLGAGVTIEDGAAAARGCAVNLLAQVKAALGDLDKVVRVVRLGGFINSAPDFLDGPKVLNGASDLMVAAFGDKGRHARTTVGVASLPADAAVEVEGVFEVA; translated from the coding sequence ATGGCGGGAACGGTCGAGCAGAAGCTGGCGGAACAAGGCATCAAGCTGCACGAGGCCCCCACCCCCGTGGCCAATTACGTGCCGTTCGTGCGCACCGGTAATCTGCTGTTCGTCTCGGGCCAGGTCTGCTTCGATCCCGCCGGCAAGCTGATCGCCAAGGGCAAGCTCGGCGCCGGCGTGACCATCGAAGACGGCGCCGCCGCCGCCCGCGGCTGCGCCGTCAACCTGCTGGCCCAGGTCAAGGCGGCGCTCGGCGACCTCGACAAGGTCGTGCGCGTGGTGCGCCTCGGCGGCTTCATCAACTCGGCGCCGGACTTTCTGGACGGGCCGAAGGTCCTCAATGGCGCCTCCGACCTGATGGTCGCCGCCTTCGGTGACAAGGGCCGTCATGCCCGCACCACCGTCGGCGTCGCCTCCCTGCCCGCGGATGCGGCGGTCGAGGTCGAAGGCGTGTTCGAGGTCGCCTGA
- a CDS encoding glycerophosphodiester phosphodiesterase, with protein MRAPDWLTARPVAHRGLHDISRGIVENMPGAVQAAIAGNFSIEVDIQLSADGEAMVHHDHALGRLTEATGPLVEKTATELKALTFKDTAERMMSLSDLCGLVAGRVPLVIEIKSHFDGDRKLVKRMAEVLASYDGPAVGMSFDPDQVLALRELLPSRPRGVVAQRSYQDEYWAYLTQEQRDSMLYLRHGFQTQPHFVAFRVDDLPAPAPWMARNLFGCALLGWTVRTTEQRTRVAQHADQMIFEGFVP; from the coding sequence ATGCGCGCTCCTGATTGGCTGACAGCCCGCCCGGTCGCCCATCGCGGCCTGCACGACATTTCCCGCGGCATCGTCGAGAACATGCCGGGCGCGGTGCAGGCTGCGATTGCGGGCAATTTCTCGATCGAGGTCGACATCCAGCTCTCCGCCGACGGCGAGGCCATGGTGCATCACGACCATGCGCTCGGCCGCCTTACCGAGGCCACCGGCCCGCTGGTCGAGAAAACCGCCACTGAACTGAAGGCGCTCACGTTCAAGGACACGGCCGAGCGGATGATGTCGCTCAGCGACCTCTGCGGCTTGGTCGCCGGCCGCGTGCCACTAGTGATCGAGATCAAGAGCCATTTTGACGGCGACCGCAAGCTGGTGAAGCGGATGGCCGAGGTCCTGGCGTCCTATGACGGCCCCGCCGTCGGAATGTCCTTCGACCCGGACCAGGTGCTGGCGCTGCGCGAGCTGCTGCCTTCCCGTCCCCGCGGCGTCGTCGCGCAGCGGAGCTATCAGGACGAATACTGGGCCTACCTGACCCAGGAGCAGCGCGATAGCATGCTGTACCTGCGCCACGGCTTCCAGACCCAGCCGCACTTCGTCGCCTTCAGGGTCGACGACCTGCCCGCCCCGGCCCCCTGGATGGCCCGCAATTTGTTCGGCTGCGCTCTGCTCGGGTGGACCGTGCGTACGACCGAGCAGCGGACGCGGGTCGCGCAACATGCGGACCAGATGATCTTCGAGGGCTTCGTGCCGTAG
- a CDS encoding GNAT family N-acetyltransferase: MAPSEITLEAVPSIGELSPDDWDACANPGKSCNGHDKGTSSGLPGDSLGLSKPAYNPFVSYAFLSAVEKSGSATIRTGWGPRHLVAKIDGRVAGVVPCYLKSHSQGEYVFDRGWADAYERAGGRYYPKLQVSVPFTPATGPRLLVRDGVDHARITEALASGLVALCGVSKASSVHVTFAREAEWKLLAEHGFLQRTDQQFHWRNEGFASFDDFLATLNSRHRKSIKRERRDALAAGITIHCLTGKDITEDAWDAFFQFYMETGSRKWGRPYLTREFFSLIGETMSDDVLLVMARRNDRWIAGAINFIGSDTLFGRNWGAVEHHPFLHFEVCYYQAIDFAIKRSLAYVEAGAQGEHKIARGYLPRTTHSAHFIADPGLRRAIDDYLKRERAYVAEAGRELAELGPFRKGADEVP; this comes from the coding sequence ATGGCACCATCCGAAATCACCCTTGAGGCCGTACCTTCCATTGGCGAATTATCGCCGGACGACTGGGATGCCTGCGCCAATCCCGGCAAGTCTTGCAACGGGCATGACAAGGGAACCTCATCCGGGCTTCCAGGCGATTCTCTCGGCCTCTCAAAGCCTGCCTATAACCCCTTCGTCTCTTACGCGTTTTTATCGGCCGTTGAGAAATCGGGTTCGGCCACGATCCGCACCGGCTGGGGACCGCGGCATCTCGTGGCTAAGATCGACGGCCGCGTCGCCGGTGTCGTGCCTTGCTACCTGAAATCGCACTCGCAAGGCGAATATGTCTTCGACCGCGGCTGGGCCGATGCCTATGAGCGCGCCGGCGGGCGCTACTACCCGAAGCTGCAGGTTTCGGTTCCCTTCACGCCGGCCACGGGACCGCGGCTGCTGGTCCGCGACGGCGTCGACCACGCGCGTATCACGGAGGCACTGGCGAGCGGGCTGGTGGCGCTGTGCGGCGTCAGCAAGGCTTCCTCGGTCCACGTCACCTTCGCCCGCGAGGCGGAGTGGAAGCTGCTGGCCGAGCACGGCTTCCTCCAGCGCACCGACCAGCAGTTCCATTGGCGCAACGAGGGTTTTGCGAGTTTCGACGATTTCCTGGCGACGCTGAACTCCCGTCACCGCAAATCAATCAAGCGCGAGCGGCGCGATGCACTGGCTGCCGGGATCACCATCCACTGCCTCACGGGCAAGGACATCACCGAAGATGCCTGGGACGCCTTCTTTCAATTCTACATGGAGACCGGCTCACGCAAATGGGGCCGGCCTTATCTGACGCGGGAATTCTTTTCGCTGATCGGCGAGACCATGAGCGATGACGTGCTGCTGGTGATGGCGCGCCGCAACGATCGCTGGATCGCGGGCGCGATCAACTTCATCGGATCGGACACGCTGTTCGGCCGCAACTGGGGTGCGGTAGAGCATCATCCCTTCCTGCATTTCGAGGTCTGCTACTATCAGGCGATCGACTTCGCCATCAAACGCAGCTTGGCGTATGTCGAGGCGGGCGCACAGGGCGAGCACAAGATCGCACGCGGCTACCTGCCACGGACCACCCACTCCGCTCACTTCATCGCCGATCCGGGCTTGCGCCGCGCCATCGACGATTACCTCAAGCGCGAGCGCGCCTATGTCGCGGAAGCCGGACGTGAGCTGGCCGAGCTCGGCCCGTTCCGCAAAGGCGCCGACGAGGTGCCTTGA
- a CDS encoding HIT family protein, translated as MTAYDPNNIFAKILRGEFSCHKVYEDEHVLAFLDIMPRVPGHTLVIPKAPARNILDIKPDDYAHVARGAHKIAAAAMTAFKADGITVQQFNEAAGGQVVFHLHMHVMPRHDGVAMLPPASRKEDIKVLEENATKLIAALKAG; from the coding sequence ATGACCGCCTACGACCCCAACAATATCTTCGCAAAGATCCTGCGCGGTGAATTCTCCTGCCACAAGGTTTACGAGGATGAGCACGTGCTCGCCTTCCTCGATATCATGCCGCGGGTACCTGGCCACACCCTGGTGATTCCAAAAGCCCCTGCCCGCAACATCCTCGACATCAAGCCGGACGACTACGCGCATGTCGCCCGCGGCGCGCACAAGATCGCAGCCGCGGCGATGACGGCATTCAAGGCCGACGGCATCACCGTGCAGCAGTTCAACGAGGCGGCCGGCGGACAGGTGGTGTTTCATCTCCACATGCACGTGATGCCGCGCCACGACGGCGTGGCGATGCTTCCGCCCGCCAGCCGCAAGGAAGACATCAAGGTCCTGGAAGAGAACGCGACCAAGTTGATCGCGGCGTTGAAAGCGGGCTGA
- the tsaA gene encoding tRNA (N6-threonylcarbamoyladenosine(37)-N6)-methyltransferase TrmO, translated as MVRENELREGEVSIELPPTQDAGLVFIGRIRTPWSSRLETPRQGRHDGPICRLEIFEPFVPAIKGVDFYGNLEVLYWLDKSRRDIVLQSPKNNEKTRGTFSLRSPVRPNPIGTSIVKLVGIEGNAILVRGLDCLDNTPLIDIKPDRCEFTPLAAPQPGDFQTE; from the coding sequence ATGGTTCGCGAAAACGAGCTCCGCGAGGGTGAAGTCTCCATCGAGCTGCCGCCGACGCAGGATGCCGGCCTCGTCTTCATCGGCCGCATCCGTACGCCCTGGAGCTCGCGGCTGGAGACCCCGCGACAGGGCCGGCATGACGGCCCGATATGCCGCCTCGAGATCTTCGAGCCGTTCGTGCCGGCGATCAAGGGCGTCGATTTCTACGGCAATCTCGAAGTGCTCTACTGGCTCGACAAGTCGCGCCGCGACATTGTCCTGCAAAGCCCGAAGAACAACGAGAAGACCCGCGGCACGTTTTCGCTGCGCTCGCCGGTGCGCCCCAATCCGATCGGCACGTCGATAGTGAAGCTCGTCGGTATCGAGGGCAACGCGATTCTGGTGCGCGGGCTCGATTGCCTCGACAACACGCCACTGATCGACATCAAGCCGGATCGTTGCGAGTTCACGCCGCTGGCCGCGCCGCAGCCGGGGGATTTCCAGACGGAGTGA
- a CDS encoding AzlD domain-containing protein — MSFAQLIGDWHALAVLFVAGVVPNQIWRMLGLWFGGGIDEGSELLVWVRAVATAILAGVIAQIVVEPPGALASVPDALRYGAVGAGLVVFLLTRRSIFAGVVAGEVFMLAGKWWLG, encoded by the coding sequence ATGAGCTTTGCGCAGCTCATTGGCGACTGGCACGCGCTGGCGGTGCTGTTCGTGGCCGGCGTCGTTCCCAACCAGATATGGCGTATGCTGGGCCTGTGGTTCGGCGGCGGCATCGACGAGGGCTCCGAGCTTCTGGTCTGGGTACGGGCGGTCGCCACCGCGATCCTGGCCGGCGTCATCGCCCAGATCGTGGTCGAGCCGCCCGGGGCGCTTGCGAGCGTGCCGGATGCCTTGCGCTACGGTGCGGTCGGCGCCGGCCTCGTCGTCTTCCTATTGACCCGCCGCTCGATCTTCGCGGGCGTGGTCGCGGGCGAAGTCTTCATGCTGGCCGGCAAGTGGTGGTTGGGCTAA
- a CDS encoding AzlC family ABC transporter permease — translation MALPPLDSPQWQSPWRAFAWGLRSITQTILTLVLFATYLGIGALAHDTHFSLLWALCSTLFVWAGPAQIILITTLGSGATIIQSAIAVTVSAVRLFPMVVSVLPLMRTPTTKRRELFFAAHLTAVTLWVECHRFLPQVPRERRIAFVNGLGFGLVSVCLTANTVGYFLAANLTQTLGAAILLLTPLSFLFSTARNSREVADVVALAMGVLLYPLAAKMNSGLDILVSGLVAGTIAYGVHWWREVRA, via the coding sequence GTGGCGCTTCCTCCGCTCGATTCACCTCAATGGCAAAGTCCCTGGCGCGCCTTTGCGTGGGGACTGCGCTCGATCACGCAGACGATCCTCACCCTCGTCCTGTTCGCGACCTATCTCGGCATTGGCGCGCTCGCCCACGACACCCATTTTAGCCTGCTATGGGCGCTCTGCTCGACACTGTTCGTCTGGGCGGGGCCGGCGCAGATCATCCTGATCACCACGCTCGGCTCAGGCGCGACGATCATCCAGTCGGCGATCGCAGTCACGGTCAGCGCCGTCCGCCTGTTTCCGATGGTGGTCTCGGTGCTGCCGCTGATGCGCACGCCGACGACGAAGCGGCGCGAGCTGTTTTTCGCGGCGCATCTCACCGCGGTGACACTGTGGGTCGAATGCCATCGCTTCCTGCCGCAGGTGCCGCGTGAACGCCGGATCGCATTCGTCAACGGACTTGGCTTCGGACTTGTCTCGGTGTGTCTCACCGCCAACACGGTCGGCTATTTCCTTGCCGCGAATCTGACCCAGACGCTTGGGGCGGCGATCCTTTTGCTGACGCCGCTGTCCTTCCTGTTCTCGACCGCGCGCAACAGCCGCGAGGTCGCCGACGTCGTCGCGCTCGCGATGGGGGTTCTGCTCTATCCATTGGCCGCGAAGATGAATTCCGGCCTCGACATCCTCGTCAGCGGCCTCGTCGCCGGCACCATCGCTTATGGCGTGCATTGGTGGCGGGAGGTGCGCGCATGA
- a CDS encoding transglycosylase SLT domain-containing protein, whose translation MCIIPALLVSATQAAAWDSSPAKTDVAVPSVEELATPPAKPAEARESDTRESICLIVEAAARDANLPLEFFARVIWQESRFQADAVGPMTRSGEHAQGIAQFMPGTASERGLLNPFNPVQALPKSAEFLNELRNQFGNLGLAAAAYNAGPRRVQEWLAGTGGMPEQTRNYVLAITGTSVDAWAKAGATGKGPPSAPPTSCRDLMALLKRAPNAFVAELEQHVELAAAKIWGVQLAAGFDRNRALAMYSRAVTRLGAVIGERDPSLLSSVMRSRGTRALYQVRIGADTRSEADELCGRIRKAGGACFVLKNRGVSG comes from the coding sequence ATGTGCATTATCCCCGCGCTGCTCGTCTCGGCGACCCAGGCCGCGGCGTGGGACAGTTCGCCCGCCAAGACCGATGTCGCTGTCCCCAGCGTCGAAGAGCTCGCGACGCCGCCGGCGAAGCCCGCGGAAGCGCGCGAGAGCGACACGCGGGAATCGATCTGCCTGATCGTCGAGGCGGCAGCGCGCGATGCCAATCTGCCGCTGGAGTTCTTCGCCCGCGTGATCTGGCAGGAGAGCCGCTTCCAGGCCGATGCAGTGGGGCCCATGACGCGCAGCGGCGAACACGCGCAGGGGATCGCGCAGTTCATGCCGGGCACCGCGAGCGAGCGCGGGCTGCTCAATCCCTTCAATCCGGTGCAGGCGCTGCCGAAGTCGGCGGAATTCCTGAACGAGCTGCGCAACCAGTTTGGCAATCTCGGGCTGGCCGCCGCCGCCTACAATGCCGGACCGCGCCGAGTGCAGGAATGGCTCGCCGGCACCGGCGGCATGCCGGAGCAGACCCGCAATTACGTTCTTGCCATCACTGGCACGAGCGTCGATGCCTGGGCCAAGGCTGGCGCGACCGGCAAAGGGCCGCCCAGCGCGCCGCCGACAAGCTGCCGGGATCTGATGGCGCTGTTGAAGCGCGCGCCGAATGCCTTCGTCGCCGAGCTCGAGCAGCATGTGGAGCTTGCGGCTGCAAAGATCTGGGGTGTGCAGCTCGCCGCGGGCTTCGACCGCAACCGGGCGTTGGCGATGTATTCCCGCGCGGTCACGCGGCTGGGCGCCGTGATCGGCGAACGTGATCCGAGCCTGCTGAGCTCAGTGATGCGCAGCCGTGGCACGCGCGCCTTATACCAGGTGCGCATCGGCGCCGATACGCGGAGCGAGGCGGATGAACTCTGCGGTCGCATCCGCAAGGCTGGCGGGGCATGCTTCGTGCTGAAGAATCGCGGTGTGAGCGGATAG
- a CDS encoding TRAP transporter substrate-binding protein gives MLPDLLLPMRYPAKRIRTILVLAALILSVAPAAAQLASQDASQVNWRMTTEYPENNISGIGLSTFASRVSDRTHGFVTVTNAFDNQLKINSGEMPRAALDGRIAGGDAFAGALSGLDPVLGLSTLPFLVQSVDLARATNLRARPLYEKALAARGLKLLYVTIWPATGLWSERPLEGADDLPKLNLRTYDANSTEVMRAAGANAQFLPMDAALAGLREHRLNAFLTSGDGGAGRKLWDFLPRFTAINYAMPISIAFVRSDAFAELSEPMQREVLAAAAETEQSQLALLTHRTIENYARMRDNGVHIAEPAPAFLVTELRKAATNAIAAWETRAGAEATAIVEWARQQ, from the coding sequence ATGTTGCCTGACCTCCTTCTCCCAATGCGTTACCCCGCCAAACGGATCCGCACGATCCTTGTCCTCGCCGCGCTCATCCTGAGCGTCGCGCCAGCCGCCGCGCAGCTGGCGTCTCAGGACGCGTCTCAAGTCAATTGGCGGATGACCACGGAATACCCCGAGAATAACATCTCCGGGATTGGACTCTCGACTTTCGCCAGCCGCGTCTCCGACCGTACCCACGGTTTCGTGACCGTGACCAACGCCTTCGACAATCAGCTCAAGATCAACTCGGGCGAGATGCCGCGCGCGGCGCTGGACGGCCGGATCGCCGGCGGCGATGCCTTCGCGGGCGCGCTCTCGGGCCTCGATCCCGTGCTCGGATTGTCCACCCTGCCCTTCCTGGTGCAATCGGTGGATCTTGCCCGCGCCACCAATCTGCGGGCGCGCCCGCTCTATGAGAAGGCGCTCGCGGCGCGCGGCCTCAAGCTGCTGTATGTGACGATTTGGCCGGCCACGGGCCTCTGGTCGGAGCGGCCGCTCGAAGGCGCCGACGATTTGCCGAAACTGAACTTGCGAACCTACGATGCCAACTCCACCGAGGTCATGCGCGCGGCCGGCGCGAACGCGCAATTCCTGCCGATGGACGCGGCGCTCGCCGGACTGAGGGAACACCGGCTGAATGCCTTCCTCACCTCCGGCGACGGCGGCGCGGGGCGCAAATTGTGGGACTTCCTGCCGCGTTTCACGGCCATCAACTACGCGATGCCAATCTCGATTGCCTTCGTCCGCAGCGACGCCTTTGCCGAACTCTCCGAGCCGATGCAGCGCGAGGTGCTGGCCGCGGCGGCCGAGACAGAACAGAGCCAGCTCGCGCTACTGACCCACCGCACCATCGAGAACTATGCGCGCATGCGCGACAATGGCGTCCATATCGCCGAGCCGGCGCCTGCGTTCCTTGTCACGGAGCTTCGGAAGGCAGCAACGAACGCCATCGCCGCCTGGGAAACCCGGGCAGGCGCGGAGGCGACCGCCATCGTCGAATGGGCGAGACAGCAATGA